One Thunnus albacares chromosome 12, fThuAlb1.1, whole genome shotgun sequence genomic region harbors:
- the LOC122994484 gene encoding uncharacterized protein LOC122994484 gives MLFLPAAALCCLCSALVAMAADLIQDDLTLTRRAGETVSFSCGGTDQCGTNVYWYQKKDTETFRRILYINKNTGVIGGSYNHPQKDDFSPVNKGKGCEVKIQTVKLSHSATYYCSCWKDVFFTVNYWIFGSGTKLYVVEQVVKPVVSVYPAAHLEGKSSLLCLASAMSPPLVQFSWKRQKKNGPLEDLPPAEGEQLELREPGRTASILLLHQQENSTDKYRCYVKHEGVTVRDQTEQDISTLPPPTTAPPASPTPAPSADPPAALVPSQYQVKLLCVLYTVLIVKSLVYCCGLSLLMILRNKGPSTNCTHAD, from the exons atgcttttcctcccagctgctgctctgtgctgtctgtgttcag cgctggttgccatggcagcagacCTGATTCAGGATGATTTAACATTGACCAGGAGAGCTGGTGAAACAGTCTCCTTCAGCTGTGGAGGAACTGACCAGTGTGGTACAAATGTATACTGGTAccagaagaaagacacagaaacattcagAAGGATTCTTTATATTAACAAGAACACTGGTGTCATAGGTGGAAGTTACAATCATCCTCAGAAAGATGATTTCTCACCTGTAAATAAAGGGAAGGGCTGTGAGGTGAAGATCCAGACAGTTAAACTCTCACATTCAGCCACCTACTACTGCTCGTGTTGGAAAGATG tgtttttcACTGTGAACTACTGGATCTTTGGCTCTGGAACTAAACTGTATGTAG ttgagcaggtagtgaagccCGTGGTGAGCGTGTACCCAGCAGCCCACCTGGAGGGGAAGAgctccctgctgtgtctggcctcagccatgtctcctcctctggtccagttctcctggaaaagacagaagaagaacggcCCGCTGGAGGATCTGCCCCCTGCTgagggagagcagctggagCTCAGAGAGCCGGGACGCACCGCCTCCATCCTGCTGCTCCATCAGCAAGAGAACAGCACAGATAAATACCGCTGCTACGTCAAGCACGAGGGGGTAACAGTGAGGGaccaaacagaacaag ATATTTCTACTCTTCCTCCACCAACAACAGCTCCACCAGCATCTCCAACACCAGCTCCATCAGCAGATCCACCAGCAGCTCTTGTCCCGTCTCAGTAccaggtgaagctgctctgtgtgctgtacacagtgctgatagtgaagagtctggtgtactgctgtggactctctctgctgatgatcctcagaaacaagggaccgtccaccaactgcacacatgctgactga